A region from the Kineothrix sp. IPX-CK genome encodes:
- a CDS encoding DNA polymerase III subunit alpha: protein MAFTHLHVHTEYSLLDGSNKIKEYVKRVKELGMDSAAITDHGVMYGVIDFYKEAKAAGINPVLGCEVYVAPNSRFDKEITGGEDRYYHLVLLAENNTGYANLMKIVSRGFTEGYYYRPRVDMEVLREFHEGIIALSACLAGEVQRNISKGLPEEAKKAARKYEDCFGKGNYFLELQDHGIPEQKTVNAALLQMSKELDIPLVATNDVHYTYAEDEKPHDILLCIQTAKKLADEDRMRYEGGQYYVKSEEEMKGLFPYAWEAVENTQRIADRCHVDIEFGVTKLPHFEVPEGYDSFTYLNKLCYDGLYERYGEVSEELKERLDYELGVIRSMGYVDYFLIVWDFINYAKMNDIIVGPGRGSAAGSIVAYCLKITDIDPIKYNLLFERFLNPERISMPDIDIDFCFERRQEVIDYVGRKYGTDKVVQIVTFGTMAAKGVIRDVGRVMDLPYAYVDTIAKMIPNELNITIDRALSINPEFRKLYEQDEQVHYLIDMCKRLEGLPRHTSMHAAGVVICSMPAEEFVPLSRGSDGSITTQFPMTTIEELGLLKMDFLGLRTLTVIQNAVRLIEKGHGIKLDMNEIDYDDKAVLSSVGTGRTDGIFQLESGGMKSFMKELKPQNLEDIIAGISLYRPGPMDFIPKYIQGKNNHHAITYSCPQLEPILKPTYGCIVYQEQVMQIVRDLGGYTLGRSDLVRRAMSKKKQSVMEKERSNFIYGNEEEGVPGCVANGIDEKTASKIYGDMMDFAKYAFNKSHAACYAVVSYQTAYLKYYYPVEFMAALLTSVIDFSSKVSEYIMTCRSMGIAILPPDINAGEAGFSVSGGSIRYALTAIKGVGRPVIDAVVREREERGPYTNLNDFIVRMADKDMNKRTVENFIKSGALDDLDGTRKQFMNVYVQVMDRLHQDKKNNMAGQISLFDIVSEEEKEDYEIKMPDVGEYSKEMRLAFEKEVLGIYVSGHPMEEYEEVWKKNTTNTTADFLLDEESGETEAKDGESVTIGGIIADKKIKYTKNDKVMAFLQVEDLVGTVEVIVFPKDYEKNMDKLIEDNKVFVKGRVSVEEDKDGKLICERITGFDEITKKLWIKFSTKEAYDQAEQELLDILAASDGRDAVSIYVENPKAVKNLPPNKSVNADRALVEKLEILYGKDNIKVT, encoded by the coding sequence ATGGCATTCACCCATTTACATGTCCACACAGAATACAGCCTTTTGGACGGTTCCAATAAAATAAAAGAATACGTAAAACGGGTCAAGGAACTCGGCATGGACAGTGCCGCAATCACCGACCACGGAGTTATGTATGGTGTCATCGATTTTTATAAAGAAGCGAAGGCCGCAGGAATCAATCCCGTTCTGGGCTGCGAAGTATATGTAGCGCCTAATTCCCGTTTCGATAAAGAGATTACAGGCGGTGAAGACAGATACTACCATCTCGTACTCCTTGCAGAAAACAACACAGGCTACGCCAACCTCATGAAAATTGTCAGCCGCGGATTTACCGAAGGTTATTACTACAGACCTCGCGTAGATATGGAGGTGCTCAGGGAATTTCATGAAGGAATCATAGCCCTTTCTGCCTGCCTTGCCGGCGAGGTGCAGAGAAATATATCCAAGGGACTGCCGGAGGAGGCCAAAAAAGCGGCCCGCAAGTACGAAGATTGCTTTGGAAAGGGCAATTATTTTCTGGAATTACAGGACCACGGAATCCCGGAGCAGAAGACGGTAAACGCGGCTCTTTTACAAATGAGCAAGGAACTGGATATCCCTCTCGTCGCCACCAACGACGTGCATTATACCTATGCGGAGGATGAGAAGCCCCACGATATTTTGTTGTGTATACAGACCGCCAAGAAGCTTGCCGATGAAGACCGCATGCGCTACGAGGGCGGACAATATTACGTAAAGAGCGAAGAAGAAATGAAGGGGTTGTTCCCCTATGCGTGGGAGGCGGTGGAGAATACCCAGAGAATCGCGGACCGCTGCCATGTGGATATCGAGTTCGGAGTGACCAAGCTACCTCATTTTGAAGTTCCTGAGGGCTATGACTCCTTTACCTATTTGAATAAATTATGTTATGACGGCCTGTACGAGCGATACGGAGAGGTGAGCGAAGAGCTTAAGGAACGCTTGGATTACGAGCTGGGCGTTATCCGCTCCATGGGATATGTGGATTACTTCCTTATCGTATGGGATTTCATAAACTATGCCAAAATGAACGACATCATAGTCGGCCCGGGACGAGGTTCGGCAGCAGGAAGCATCGTGGCTTACTGCCTGAAGATTACGGACATCGACCCGATAAAATATAACCTGCTGTTCGAACGTTTCCTGAATCCGGAGAGAATATCCATGCCGGATATCGATATCGATTTCTGCTTCGAAAGAAGGCAGGAGGTCATCGATTACGTGGGACGTAAATACGGTACGGACAAGGTGGTGCAGATCGTCACCTTCGGTACTATGGCGGCGAAGGGTGTTATCCGCGACGTGGGAAGGGTCATGGACCTGCCTTATGCCTATGTGGATACCATTGCCAAAATGATACCCAATGAGCTGAATATTACGATTGACAGAGCGCTTAGTATCAATCCGGAATTCAGAAAGCTTTACGAGCAGGATGAGCAGGTGCACTATCTCATCGATATGTGTAAGCGTCTGGAGGGTCTTCCCAGACATACCTCCATGCACGCGGCCGGAGTGGTTATCTGCAGCATGCCTGCGGAGGAATTCGTACCCCTTTCCAGAGGAAGCGACGGCTCCATCACCACCCAGTTTCCCATGACTACCATCGAAGAGCTGGGGCTGCTGAAAATGGACTTTCTCGGGCTGCGCACACTTACGGTCATCCAGAATGCGGTCCGCCTGATCGAAAAGGGACACGGCATCAAGCTGGATATGAATGAAATCGATTATGACGATAAAGCGGTACTTTCCTCCGTCGGAACCGGGCGCACAGACGGAATATTCCAGTTGGAAAGCGGCGGCATGAAGAGCTTTATGAAAGAGCTGAAGCCCCAGAACCTGGAGGACATCATAGCGGGAATCTCATTATATCGTCCCGGCCCTATGGATTTCATTCCCAAATATATACAAGGCAAGAATAACCATCATGCCATTACCTATTCCTGCCCTCAGCTAGAGCCTATTCTAAAGCCTACTTACGGCTGTATCGTCTATCAGGAACAGGTTATGCAGATCGTGCGGGATCTGGGTGGTTATACCCTTGGCAGAAGTGATTTGGTAAGGCGTGCCATGAGCAAGAAGAAGCAGTCCGTAATGGAAAAGGAGCGCAGTAACTTCATCTACGGAAACGAAGAGGAGGGCGTTCCGGGCTGTGTGGCCAACGGCATAGACGAAAAGACGGCGAGCAAAATATATGGGGATATGATGGACTTCGCCAAGTATGCCTTTAATAAGTCTCATGCGGCTTGTTATGCGGTGGTTTCTTACCAGACAGCTTATCTAAAATATTATTATCCCGTGGAATTTATGGCGGCTCTTCTTACCTCCGTCATAGATTTTTCCAGTAAGGTTTCGGAATATATCATGACCTGCAGGAGTATGGGAATTGCCATTCTGCCCCCCGATATCAATGCGGGAGAAGCCGGATTCTCCGTAAGCGGCGGCTCAATACGGTATGCGCTTACGGCAATCAAGGGCGTAGGGCGTCCGGTCATCGATGCGGTGGTGAGGGAAAGAGAGGAGCGTGGACCTTACACGAACCTAAATGACTTTATCGTCCGTATGGCTGATAAGGATATGAACAAGCGAACCGTGGAAAATTTTATTAAGTCGGGAGCCCTGGACGACCTGGACGGCACGAGAAAGCAGTTTATGAACGTATACGTGCAGGTCATGGACCGTTTGCATCAGGACAAGAAGAACAATATGGCGGGACAGATTTCCCTCTTCGACATCGTGTCTGAAGAGGAAAAAGAGGATTACGAAATAAAAATGCCCGATGTCGGAGAATATTCCAAAGAAATGCGCCTTGCCTTCGAAAAAGAAGTGCTGGGTATCTACGTCAGCGGACATCCTATGGAGGAATACGAAGAGGTATGGAAGAAAAATACGACCAATACTACGGCGGATTTTCTTCTGGATGAGGAAAGCGGAGAGACCGAGGCCAAGGACGGGGAGTCCGTCACCATCGGCGGTATCATCGCGGATAAAAAAATAAAATATACAAAAAATGATAAGGTGATGGCATTTCTGCAGGTGGAGGATCTGGTAGGAACGGTAGAGGTGATCGTATTCCCCAAGGATTATGAGAAGAATATGGATAAGCTCATAGAGGACAATAAGGTCTTTGTCAAAGGAAGGGTTTCCGTAGAGGAAGATAAGGACGGTAAGCTGATTTGCGAGAGAATTACCGGTTTCGACGAAATAACGAAAAAACTTTGGATCAAGTTTTCCACCAAAGAAGCTTATGATCAGGCGGAGCAGGAACTTCTGGATATTCTGGCGGCTTCCGACGGCAGGGATGCGGTAAGTATTTACGTGGAAAATCCGAAAGCGGTAAAAAATCTGCCTCCAAACAAAAGTGTGAATGCGGATAGAGCGCTGGTGGAAAAACTGGAGATTTTGTATGGTAAAGACAACATAAAAGTGACGTAA
- the pfkA gene encoding 6-phosphofructokinase, with protein MAKEIKTVGILTSGGDAPGMNAAIRAVVRKSIANGVKVKGIKKGYQGLLNEEIIDLERNSVSDIIQRGGTILGTARCAEFKTEEGQEKGAQICRKHGIDGLVVIGGDGSYRGAQDLARRGINTIGIPGTIDLDITCTDYTIGFDTAVNTAMQAIDKVRDTSSSHERCSIIEVMGRNAGYIALWCGVANGAEDILLPEKYDYNEQRIINNIINNRKRGKTHHIIINAEGIGHSTSMARRIEAATGIETRATILGYMQRGGSPTCKDRFYASIMGSYAADILCEGKTNRVVGYQKGEFQDFDIEEALAMQKGIPDYQYEVSRALSM; from the coding sequence ATGGCAAAAGAGATAAAAACGGTTGGAATATTGACGAGCGGAGGAGATGCGCCGGGAATGAATGCGGCGATTCGCGCCGTAGTAAGAAAGTCGATAGCCAACGGGGTAAAGGTAAAAGGGATAAAAAAAGGTTATCAAGGACTTTTGAATGAAGAGATTATAGATTTGGAGAGAAACAGCGTCTCGGATATCATACAAAGGGGAGGGACGATCCTCGGAACAGCACGCTGTGCAGAATTTAAGACGGAGGAAGGACAGGAGAAAGGTGCGCAGATCTGCAGGAAGCACGGTATAGACGGTCTTGTGGTCATAGGCGGTGACGGCTCGTACCGCGGTGCGCAGGATTTGGCCAGAAGAGGAATCAACACCATTGGAATTCCGGGAACGATTGACTTGGATATCACCTGTACGGACTATACGATTGGCTTCGATACCGCGGTGAATACAGCGATGCAGGCTATCGATAAGGTGCGCGATACGTCTTCTTCTCATGAACGCTGCAGCATTATTGAAGTAATGGGCAGAAACGCAGGCTATATCGCTCTTTGGTGCGGTGTGGCTAACGGTGCGGAGGATATTCTTCTTCCTGAGAAGTACGATTACAATGAGCAGAGAATCATTAACAATATTATCAATAACAGAAAACGCGGAAAGACCCATCATATCATTATCAATGCGGAGGGAATCGGTCATTCTACCTCCATGGCGAGAAGAATAGAGGCGGCTACCGGTATAGAGACCAGAGCGACTATTTTAGGCTACATGCAAAGAGGCGGAAGTCCTACCTGTAAAGACCGTTTTTATGCGTCTATTATGGGTTCCTATGCGGCGGATATTCTCTGTGAGGGTAAGACCAACCGCGTGGTAGGCTATCAGAAGGGCGAATTTCAAGATTTTGATATCGAAGAGGCGCTTGCGATGCAGAAGGGAATACCGGATTACCAATATGAGGTGAGCAGGGCGCTCTCGATGTAA
- a CDS encoding RNA methyltransferase: MITSVTNKKVKSIVQLNKKAGLRRKEGVFIAEGIKMFLEAPLESILEVYVSEDIHKVSQIVQKLEQCKYETVSEEVFSKISDTQTPQGILCVLKQFHYSLKDMLGGGEVPLFLVAEGLRDPGNLGTILRAGEGAGVSGVIMSKDTVDIYNPKTIRSTMGSVYRVPFFYADDIVQTVKELQKNGVKVYAAHLRGEKSYSQCDYKGGTAFLIGNEGNGLSEELSEAADNYIKIPMKGRVESLNAAVSASLLMYEAARQREN, encoded by the coding sequence ATGATAACGAGCGTAACCAACAAAAAAGTGAAAAGTATCGTACAATTGAATAAAAAGGCCGGGCTGAGAAGAAAAGAGGGCGTTTTCATTGCAGAGGGAATTAAAATGTTTTTGGAGGCGCCTTTAGAGAGTATTCTGGAGGTCTATGTGTCGGAGGACATTCACAAGGTTTCACAGATTGTGCAGAAGCTGGAGCAGTGCAAATATGAAACAGTATCGGAGGAAGTTTTTTCTAAAATATCTGATACCCAGACTCCGCAGGGAATTTTATGTGTGCTAAAGCAGTTTCACTACTCGCTGAAAGACATGCTGGGAGGCGGGGAGGTGCCGCTTTTTCTTGTCGCAGAGGGACTCAGGGATCCCGGAAACCTCGGAACCATCCTTCGTGCCGGAGAAGGTGCGGGGGTGAGCGGAGTGATCATGAGCAAAGATACGGTGGACATATATAATCCGAAGACGATACGCTCCACCATGGGCTCTGTATATCGCGTGCCGTTTTTTTATGCGGATGATATCGTACAGACGGTAAAGGAACTGCAAAAGAACGGGGTTAAGGTATATGCAGCGCATTTAAGGGGAGAGAAGAGCTATTCCCAGTGTGATTATAAGGGAGGTACGGCTTTTTTGATCGGAAATGAGGGCAACGGTTTGTCGGAAGAACTGTCTGAGGCGGCGGATAATTATATAAAGATTCCTATGAAGGGACGGGTGGAATCACTGAATGCGGCAGTTTCTGCGTCTCTTCTTATGTATGAAGCGGCAAGGCAGAGGGAAAATTAG
- the proC gene encoding pyrroline-5-carboxylate reductase, whose protein sequence is MRIGFIGLGNMAKAIIGGMLKQNIVTQAEIIGSSKTEATMEKMRKEFGIRTTESNKETAAEADVLILAVKPIFFPEVIAEIRDEITEDKLLISIAAGKTMEWIEKEFAKPIKLIRCMPNTPALVGEGCTAVCVNSSVKRDEEEFCIKLMGSFGKAISIPERLMDAAGAVSGSSPAYVFMFIEAMADAAVGAGMPRKQAYEFAAQAVLGSAKMVLETGMHPGELKDMVCSPGGTTIEGVRVLEEKGMRSAVTEALSACVEKSKKL, encoded by the coding sequence ATGCGGATAGGATTTATAGGACTAGGAAATATGGCGAAGGCCATCATTGGAGGTATGCTGAAGCAAAATATCGTGACGCAGGCGGAAATCATCGGATCGTCGAAGACGGAGGCGACGATGGAAAAAATGCGCAAGGAATTCGGCATTCGCACCACAGAAAGCAACAAAGAGACGGCGGCGGAAGCGGATGTACTCATTCTTGCGGTAAAGCCCATTTTTTTCCCCGAGGTAATAGCCGAAATACGGGATGAAATAACAGAGGATAAGCTGCTCATCAGCATCGCGGCGGGAAAGACTATGGAGTGGATAGAGAAGGAGTTTGCAAAGCCCATAAAGCTTATCCGCTGCATGCCTAATACCCCGGCGTTAGTAGGAGAAGGATGTACGGCTGTATGTGTCAATTCGTCAGTAAAGAGGGATGAAGAGGAGTTCTGCATAAAGCTGATGGGAAGCTTCGGCAAAGCCATCTCTATTCCAGAGAGGCTGATGGACGCAGCAGGAGCAGTATCCGGCAGCTCTCCGGCTTATGTATTCATGTTTATAGAAGCTATGGCGGATGCAGCGGTAGGGGCTGGAATGCCGAGGAAGCAGGCCTATGAGTTCGCCGCTCAGGCGGTGCTTGGAAGTGCGAAGATGGTATTGGAGACCGGAATGCATCCGGGAGAATTAAAAGACATGGTATGTTCTCCCGGAGGAACCACTATCGAGGGCGTCAGGGTGCTGGAAGAGAAAGGAATGCGCTCGGCGGTAACGGAAGCATTAAGTGCCTGCGTGGAGAAGTCGAAAAAGTTATAA
- a CDS encoding cell wall hydrolase, whose product MSRSIKLFYRLSGIILAIVMLMSMDIRAAAGENTTGSREYLDSLTVGVARILDPSTEARVESSVSENSAQVSAESVTSEESVFSSTVQEEKAEPVEQEQPESNLVMADVQNALNVRAEASEDAEKVGLLYKDCGGKILERRDGWTKLQSGDLVGWANDEYLLFGEDAKEMAGEVGNLIVTIETDALRVRREPNTEAGIYVLMAQDDELDVIEVVDDDWISVAYGNEIGYVSSEFVNLDFHIDEGETVTAIKAREKAEAEAKAKLTTNQGAVVVGADDTRLLAALIYCEAGNQGYEGHLAVGAVVMNRVRSGAYPNSITGVIYASGQFTPALNGKVAKVYGGNIPESCIKAAQEAIGGASNVGTATHFKRAGAHDGIVIGDHVFW is encoded by the coding sequence ATGTCAAGAAGCATAAAGCTGTTTTATAGGCTGTCAGGTATTATACTGGCAATTGTCATGCTGATGTCCATGGATATCAGGGCGGCGGCCGGCGAAAATACTACAGGCAGCAGGGAATATTTGGATTCACTTACCGTAGGAGTGGCCAGGATACTGGATCCCAGCACGGAAGCCAGAGTTGAGAGCAGTGTGTCGGAGAATTCGGCACAAGTATCCGCTGAGAGTGTTACTTCGGAAGAGTCTGTATTTAGTAGTACGGTTCAGGAAGAGAAGGCAGAGCCTGTCGAGCAAGAGCAACCGGAATCGAATCTCGTTATGGCGGATGTTCAGAACGCGTTGAATGTGCGGGCAGAGGCCAGCGAGGATGCGGAAAAGGTAGGATTGTTATACAAAGACTGCGGCGGTAAGATTTTGGAAAGAAGGGACGGATGGACGAAATTGCAGTCCGGCGATTTGGTAGGATGGGCCAACGATGAATATCTTCTTTTCGGTGAGGATGCCAAAGAGATGGCGGGAGAAGTAGGTAATCTTATCGTAACCATAGAGACGGATGCATTACGAGTACGTAGGGAGCCTAACACCGAGGCGGGCATATATGTGCTGATGGCACAGGACGATGAGCTGGATGTGATCGAGGTGGTGGACGATGACTGGATCAGTGTGGCATACGGCAATGAGATAGGCTATGTTTCATCTGAATTCGTGAATCTGGACTTCCACATCGACGAGGGTGAGACCGTCACCGCAATCAAGGCGAGGGAAAAAGCGGAGGCAGAAGCCAAGGCGAAGCTCACGACTAATCAAGGAGCTGTTGTGGTAGGTGCGGACGATACAAGACTTCTCGCTGCGTTGATTTATTGTGAAGCGGGGAATCAGGGCTACGAAGGACATCTGGCGGTAGGAGCCGTGGTCATGAACCGAGTAAGGAGCGGTGCATATCCGAATTCCATTACGGGTGTCATTTACGCTTCGGGCCAGTTCACTCCCGCGCTTAACGGGAAAGTAGCTAAGGTCTATGGAGGAAATATTCCGGAAAGCTGTATAAAGGCGGCGCAGGAAGCGATAGGCGGCGCATCCAATGTAGGAACGGCAACCCATTTCAAGAGAGCCGGCGCTCATGATGGAATCGTAATAGGAGACCATGTATTCTGGTAA
- a CDS encoding NfeD family protein, with translation MDYTILWLIALVLFIVVEIGTMGLTTIWFAGGALVAVIAAVFGAPVALQIVLFLAVSLVLLYFTRPIAVRYFNKDRVKTNAESLVGRQAIVTSEIDNLQGIGQVTVNGLEWSARMSDDNVKLTTGSVVNIVAINGVKLIVDERKEEN, from the coding sequence ATGGATTACACTATTTTATGGCTTATTGCACTGGTTTTGTTTATAGTGGTTGAGATAGGGACGATGGGACTTACAACCATCTGGTTTGCAGGAGGTGCTCTCGTAGCAGTAATTGCCGCGGTTTTTGGAGCTCCGGTTGCTTTGCAGATAGTCCTTTTTTTAGCGGTATCTCTTGTGCTTCTTTATTTTACAAGACCTATTGCAGTAAGGTACTTCAACAAGGACAGGGTGAAGACGAATGCGGAGAGCCTTGTAGGAAGACAGGCAATTGTCACCAGCGAGATCGATAATCTGCAGGGGATCGGACAAGTGACTGTTAACGGGCTGGAATGGTCCGCACGGATGTCGGATGATAATGTGAAGCTGACAACAGGAAGCGTAGTGAACATAGTTGCTATTAACGGGGTGAAACTCATTGTTGACGAAAGGAAAGAGGAGAATTAA
- a CDS encoding SPFH domain-containing protein gives MVILAIVLVILILVLVSCIKIVPQASAIVLERLGAYQSTWSVGLHFKVPFIDRVARRVNLKEQVADFAPQPVITKDNVTMRIDTVIFFQITDPKLYAYGVENPIMAIENLAATTLRNIIGDMELDQTLTSREVVNTKMRATLDSATDPWGIKVNRVELKNIVPPAAIQDAMEKQMKAERERREAILRAEGEKKSTILVAEGQKESVILEAEAHKQSAILGAEAEKMKMIREAEGEAEAILTVQKATADGIRMIREAGADQAVITLKSLEAFAKAADGKATKIIIPSEIQGVAGLVSSIKEIAVDGTID, from the coding sequence ATGGTAATATTAGCGATTGTTTTAGTCATACTTATTTTGGTCTTGGTATCCTGTATCAAGATCGTGCCGCAGGCAAGTGCGATTGTTTTGGAAAGACTCGGCGCTTATCAGAGTACATGGTCGGTAGGACTTCACTTCAAAGTGCCGTTTATCGATAGAGTAGCGAGGCGGGTAAACCTGAAGGAGCAGGTAGCAGATTTCGCTCCCCAGCCGGTAATTACAAAGGATAACGTAACGATGCGTATCGATACGGTAATATTTTTCCAGATTACGGATCCGAAGCTTTATGCATACGGAGTAGAGAATCCGATTATGGCTATCGAGAATCTGGCAGCGACGACGCTGCGTAATATCATCGGTGATATGGAGCTGGATCAGACGCTCACCTCCAGAGAAGTCGTTAATACGAAGATGAGAGCAACTCTCGATTCTGCCACCGACCCGTGGGGAATCAAGGTGAATCGTGTGGAACTTAAGAATATCGTTCCTCCTGCCGCTATTCAGGATGCCATGGAGAAGCAGATGAAGGCGGAACGTGAACGCCGCGAGGCCATTCTGAGAGCGGAAGGCGAGAAGAAGTCTACGATTCTCGTAGCGGAAGGCCAGAAGGAATCGGTGATTCTGGAAGCAGAGGCTCATAAGCAATCAGCGATTCTTGGCGCAGAAGCGGAGAAGATGAAGATGATCCGTGAGGCGGAAGGTGAGGCAGAAGCGATTCTTACGGTACAGAAGGCGACAGCGGACGGCATTCGCATGATACGCGAAGCAGGTGCGGATCAGGCAGTTATTACGCTTAAGAGTCTTGAAGCGTTTGCGAAAGCGGCGGACGGCAAGGCGACCAAGATTATCATTCCTTCTGAGATTCAAGGTGTGGCAGGTCTGGTTTCCTCCATTAAGGAAATCGCTGTGGATGGTACCATCGATTGA
- the argF gene encoding ornithine carbamoyltransferase produces MDLKGRHFLKLLDFTQEEITYLLDLSADLKDKKKKGVLTQWHTGKNVALIFEKTSTRTRCAFEVAAHDLGMGTTYLDPVGSQIGKKESIADTARVLGGMYEGIEYRGYGQEIVEELAKYAGVPVWNGLTNEFHPTQILADLLTIREHFGYLKGIKLTYMGDARYNMGNSLMVACAKMGIHFTACTAKKYFPEKALVEECQRLAAATGATIELTESVEEGTKNADVIYTDVWVSMGEPAEVWTERIEELSPYQVNRKVMENAGEKAVFMHCLPAFHDLKTVIGKEMGEKFGITEMEVTDEVFESAASIVFQEAENRMHTIKAVMAATIGVLE; encoded by the coding sequence ATGGATCTAAAGGGACGTCATTTTTTGAAGCTGTTGGATTTTACGCAGGAGGAGATTACATATTTACTCGATTTATCGGCAGACTTAAAGGATAAGAAGAAAAAAGGAGTTTTGACCCAGTGGCATACAGGGAAGAATGTAGCGTTGATTTTTGAAAAAACAAGCACGAGAACGAGATGTGCGTTCGAAGTGGCAGCTCATGATCTGGGTATGGGAACCACTTATCTTGATCCGGTGGGCTCTCAGATTGGAAAAAAGGAGAGTATTGCAGATACGGCGAGAGTGCTTGGAGGCATGTACGAGGGCATCGAGTATCGCGGATACGGTCAGGAAATCGTAGAGGAATTGGCAAAGTATGCGGGGGTCCCTGTGTGGAATGGCTTGACTAACGAATTCCATCCTACTCAGATACTGGCGGATCTGCTGACCATCAGAGAGCACTTTGGCTATTTGAAGGGTATCAAATTGACTTATATGGGAGACGCCCGTTACAACATGGGAAATTCTCTTATGGTGGCCTGCGCGAAGATGGGAATACATTTTACAGCGTGTACGGCTAAGAAATATTTTCCTGAGAAAGCGTTGGTAGAAGAATGCCAAAGGCTAGCTGCGGCAACCGGCGCTACGATCGAACTGACGGAAAGCGTGGAGGAAGGAACGAAGAACGCGGATGTAATCTACACGGATGTGTGGGTTTCCATGGGAGAGCCTGCGGAGGTCTGGACGGAGCGCATCGAGGAGCTTTCGCCCTATCAGGTAAATCGTAAGGTAATGGAAAATGCCGGAGAAAAAGCGGTATTCATGCACTGTCTGCCTGCTTTCCACGATTTGAAGACGGTGATAGGAAAAGAAATGGGAGAAAAATTCGGCATTACCGAAATGGAAGTGACGGACGAAGTATTCGAGTCTGCGGCTTCTATCGTGTTCCAGGAGGCGGAAAACCGTATGCACACGATTAAAGCGGTAATGGCGGCGACGATTGGGGTTTTGGAATAA
- a CDS encoding biotin--[acetyl-CoA-carboxylase] ligase: MKTEILTLLRESEDYVSGQELCNRFGVSRTAVWKVMKQLKEQGYVIEAVQNKGYKLKENPDVLTLSELKSRIHNRWAGNTVYFYEETGSTNIDAKRLAEEGAPHGTVAVADKQNAGRGRRGRVWQSPAGKDIYFTLLLRPDFAPDKASSLTLVMALSVAQAVEAFCGLTTGIKWPNDIVVNGKKVCGILTEMNVEPGYIQYVVIGAGINVNLAQFPEEITGTATSLFLESGMQWPRAELLQNVLKHFEYNYESFLQTQDLTGIRAEYVKHLVNVDKQVRVLDPAGEFEGIARGIDSSGELLVEKEDGEIARIYAGEVSVRGLFGYT; the protein is encoded by the coding sequence ATGAAAACAGAGATTTTGACTCTCCTTAGGGAAAGTGAGGACTACGTTTCCGGGCAGGAGCTTTGCAACCGGTTCGGCGTGTCGAGGACAGCGGTCTGGAAAGTAATGAAGCAATTGAAGGAACAGGGCTATGTGATAGAGGCGGTCCAGAATAAGGGCTATAAGCTGAAGGAAAATCCCGATGTACTCACCTTAAGCGAATTAAAGAGCCGCATCCATAATAGATGGGCGGGAAACACGGTTTATTTTTATGAAGAAACCGGTTCTACCAATATCGATGCCAAGCGTCTTGCGGAGGAGGGAGCTCCCCACGGGACGGTTGCAGTTGCGGATAAACAAAATGCCGGAAGGGGAAGGCGGGGGAGGGTATGGCAGTCTCCTGCGGGAAAAGATATTTATTTTACTCTTTTACTGCGGCCTGATTTCGCCCCGGATAAGGCATCGAGCCTTACGCTCGTCATGGCGCTTTCCGTGGCTCAGGCGGTGGAGGCCTTCTGCGGGCTGACGACAGGAATCAAATGGCCCAACGATATTGTGGTAAACGGCAAGAAAGTCTGCGGAATCCTGACGGAGATGAATGTGGAGCCGGGCTATATCCAGTATGTAGTTATCGGTGCGGGCATCAATGTGAATCTGGCACAGTTTCCGGAGGAAATAACCGGGACGGCAACCTCGTTGTTTCTGGAGAGCGGGATGCAGTGGCCGCGTGCCGAGCTTTTGCAAAATGTATTGAAGCACTTTGAATATAATTATGAGAGTTTTCTGCAGACCCAGGATCTGACGGGGATTCGGGCCGAGTATGTGAAGCATCTTGTGAATGTGGACAAACAAGTACGGGTGCTGGATCCCGCAGGGGAATTTGAAGGAATCGCCAGAGGAATCGATTCGTCGGGAGAGCTTCTGGTAGAGAAGGAAGATGGGGAAATCGCAAGGATATATGCCGGAGAAGTATCGGTAAGAGGCTTGTTCGGTTATACCTGA